In Cervus elaphus chromosome 29, mCerEla1.1, whole genome shotgun sequence, a single window of DNA contains:
- the KANK1 gene encoding KN motif and ankyrin repeat domain-containing protein 1 isoform X2 gives METRRRLEQERVTMQMAPGEFRRPRLASFGGMGSTSSLSSFLGSGNHNPTMPQLQNGYQGNGDYGGCAPAAAATSSMGSSIRHSPLSSGLSTPVTNVSPVHLQHIREQMAIALKRLKELEEQVRTIPVLQVKISVLQEEKRQLASQLKNQRAASQNDVCGVRKRSYSAGNASQLEQLSRTRRSGGELYIDYEEEEMESVEQSTQRIKEFRQLTADMQALEQKIQDSSYEASSELRENGECRPRECRSVAVGANEDMNDIVVYRRGARSCKDAAVGMVTETRNSGVSVTEAMLGVTTEADKEIELQQQTIEALKDKIYRLEVQLKETTHDREMTKLKQELQAAGSRKKVDKAMMAQPLVFSKMVEAVVPTRDQMAGSHVDVVDTCVGTCVQTSNVGISCQPDHENKEVGPELPMNWWIVKERVEMHDRCIGRSVETCDKSVGMDISVCETGSNTEESVNDLALLRTNLNLKEVRSIGCGDCSVFVTICSPKECTSRSVNTEAVSQVEAAVMAVPRTVSQHTSTVLEQVSQFTNTEMATLTESCTNTSLSTVDKQTSTCTVEMRTVAVGEGRVKDVSSTKMRSIGVGTVLSGNAGFDRPSAVKTKESGVGQISINDNYLVGLKMRTIACGPPQLTVGPTSSRRSVGVGDEPVGEFVDSPQPQAPSGMETGLDHYIERVQKLLAEQQALLAENYSELAEAFGEPHSQIGSLNSQLISTLSSINSVMKSASLEELRHPDFLKTSLGKVTGSNLEYTCKCGGLQSGGPLNSQTSLQEVGTMEEKPIGSQDTFPTQESTLSPVNLTDDQIAAGLYVCANNESTLKSIMKKKDANKDSNGAKKNLQFVGINGGYETTSSDDSSSDESSSSESDDECDVPEYPPEEEEEEEEDEDTRGMAEGHHAVNVEGFTSTRVEDEMQVPECEPEKVEIRERYELSEKMLSACNLLKNNINDPKALTSKDMRFCLNTLQHEWFRVSSQKSAIPAMVGDYIAAFEAISPEVLRHVINMADGNGNTALHYSVSHSNFEIVKMLLDADVCNVDHQNKAGYTPIMLAALAAVEAEKDMQVVEELFACGDVNAKASQAGQTALMLAVSHGRIDMVKGLLACGADVNIQDDEGSTALMCASEHGHVEIVKLLLAQPGCNGHLEDNDGSTALSIALEAGHKDIAVLLYAHVNFAKAQSPGTPRLGRKTSPGPTHRGSFD, from the exons ATGGAGACCCGGAGAAGACTCGAGCAGGAGAGAGTCACCATGCAGATGGCACCTGGTGAGTTCCGAAGGCCCAGGCTGGCCAGTTTTGGAGGCATGGGCTCCACCAgctccctttcctcctttctgGGTTCTGGAAACCACAATCCCACCATGCCCCAGCTTCAGAATGGCTACCAAGGTAATGGGGATTATGGTGGCTGTGCCCCGGCTGCTGCCGCCACCTCCTCCATGGGCAGCTCCATCCGTCACAGCCCCCTGAGCTCAGGGCTCTCCACCCCCGTGACCAACGTGAGCCCCGTGCACCTGCAGCACATCCGGGAGCAGATGGCCATCGCCCTGAAGCGCCTGAAGGAGCTGGAAGAGCAGGTGCGAACCATCCCTGTGCTCCAGGTGAAGATCTCTGTCCTGCAAGAGGAGAAAAGACAGTTGGCCTCACAGCTGAAAAACCAAAGAGCGGCATCCCAGAATGATGTCTGTGGTGTGAGAAAGCGGTCCTACAGTGCTGGGAATGCATCCCAGCTGGAACAGCTGTCCAGGACCCGGAGGAGTGGTGGGGAATTATACATTGActacgaggaggaagaaatggagagcGTGGAGCAGAGCACCCAGAGGATAAAAGAATTCCGGCAGCTCACAGCAGACATGCAGGCCCTGGAGCAGAAGATCCAGGACAGCAGCTACGAGGCCTCCTCAGAGCTCAGGGAGAACGGGGAGTGTCGGCCTCGAGAGTgccggtctgtggctgtgggcgCCAACGAGGACATGAACGACATTGTTGTGTACCGCAGGGGTGCCAGGTCCTGTAAGGATGCCGCCGTGGGCATGGTCACTGAGACGAGGAATTCTGGGGTCAGTGTGACAGAAGCCATGCTTGGAGTGACTACTGAAGCTGACAAAGAAATTGAGCTGCAACAACAGACTATAGAAGCCTTAAAGGATAAGATCTATCGCCTGGAAGTACAGCTTAAAGAAACCACCCATGACCGGGAGATGACTAAACTCAAGCAAGAGCTGCAAGCTGCTGGCTCAAGGAAAAAAGTTGATAAAGCCATGATGGCCCAGCCGCTTGTTTTCAGCAAGATGGTGGAGGCAGTGGTACCCACCAGAGACCAAATGGCTGGCAGTCACGTGGATGTGGTTGACACATGTGTGGGAACATGCGTGCAGACAAGTAATGTAGGCATCTCCTGCCAGCCCGATCATGAGAATAAAGAGGTGGGACCTGAGCTGCCCATGAATTGGTGGATTGTTAAGGAAAGGGTGGAAATGCATGACAGATGTATTGGGCGGTCGGTGGAAACGTGTGACAAGAGCGTAGGTATGGACATCAGTGTCTGTGAAACGGGCAGCAACACGGAGGAGTCCGTGAATGACCTGGCACTCCTCAGGACCAACCTGAATCTCAAAGAAGTGCGCTCCATCGGCTGCGGAGATTGTTCTGTTTTTGTGACCATCTGCTCTCCAAAGGAGTGCACCTCCCGAAGCGTGAACACAGAGGCTGTCAGCCAGGTGGAAGCTGCTGTCATGGCCGTGCCTCGAACTGTGAGCCAGCACACCAGCACGGTTCTAGAACAGGTGAGCCAGTTCACCAACACTGAGATGGCCACACTCACAGAATCCTGTACCAACACTTCCCTGAGCACCGTGGATAAGCAGACCAGCACCTGCACTGTGGAGATGCGGACGGTAGCCGTGGGAGAAGGCCGGGTCAAGGACGTCAGCTCCACCAAGATGCGGTCCATCGGAGTGGGGACGGTGCTCTCTGGCAACGCTGGGTTTGACAGGCCATCAGCTGTGAAGACCAAAGAGTCAGGCGTGGGGCAGATCAGTATTAACGACAACTATCTGGTTGGCCTCAAAATGAGGACCATAGCATGTGGTCCTCCCCAGTTGACGGTGGGGCCGACAAGCAGCCGGAGGAGTGTAGGTGTTGGGGACGAGCCTGTAGGAGAGTTCGTggacagcccccagccccaggcaccatCTGGAATGGAGACAGGCTTGGATCACTACATCGAGCGTGTCCAGAAGCTGCTAGCGGAACAGCAGGCGCTGCTGGCTGAGAACTACAGTGAACTGGCAGAAGCTTTTGGGGAACCTCACTCACAGATTGGCTCCCTCAACTCCCAGCTCATCAGCACTTTATCATCAATCAACTCTGTCATGAAGTCTGCAAGCCTTGAAGAGCTCAGGCACCCTGACTTCCTGAAAACCAGCTTGGGTAAGGTCACAG GCAGTAATTTGGAATACACCTGTAAGTGTGGAGGCCTTCAGTCAGGAGGGCCATTAAACTCACAGACATCCCTTCAGGAGGTGGGGACCATGGAAGAGAAGCCCATCGGCAGCCAGGATACCTTCCCCACTCAGGAAAGCACACTGTCTCCAGTGAACCTGACAGACGACCAGATAGCCGCTGGCCTCTATG TATGTGCAAATAATGAAAGTACGCTGAAGTCCATCATGAAGAAGAAAGATGCCAACAAAGATTCAAATGGAGCAAAAAAGAATCTTCAGTTTGTTGGCATTAATGGAGG GTATGAAACCACTTCCAGTGATGATTCCAGCTCAGATGAAAGCTCTTCTTCCGAGTCAGATGACGAGTGTGATGTCCCTGAGTATCCTCccgaggaagaggaggaggaagaggaggatgaagACACTCGGGGAATGGCGGAAGGCCACCACGCAGTTAATGTGGAAGGTTTCACGTCCACCAGGGTGGAAGATGAAATGCAGGTTCCAGAATGTGAACCTGAGAAGGTGGAAATCAGAGAGAG ATATGAATTAAGTGAAAAGATGTTGTCTGCATGCAActtactgaaaaataatataaatgaccCCAAAGCTTTGACCAGCAAGGATATG CGGTTCTGTCTGAACACCCTCCAGCACGAGTGGTTCCGCGTGTCCAGCCAGAAGTCGGCCATCCCGGCCATGGTGGGGGACTACATAGCCGCCTTTGAGGCCATCTCCCCGGAAGTCCTGCGTCACGTCATCAACATGGCGGACGGCAACGGCAATACCGCCCTGCACTACAGCGTGTCCCACTCCAACTTCGAGATCGTGAAGATGCTCTTGGACGCGG ACGTGTGTAACGTGGATCACCAGAATAAGGCAGGGTACACCCCCATCATGCTGGCAGCCCTCGCTGCCGTGGAAGCAGAGAAAGACATGCAAGTTGTGGAAGAGCTCTTCGCCTGTGGGGATGTGAACGCCAAAGCCAGCCAG GCAGGACAGACAGCCCTCATGCTGGCGGTCAGTCATGGGCGGATCGACATGGTGAAGGGCCTGCTGGCCTGCGGGGCTGATGTCAACATTCAGGACGATGAGGGCTCCACCGCCCTGATGTGCGCCAGTGAGCATGGGCACGTGGAGATCGTCAAGCTGCTGCTGGCCCAGCCAGGCTGCAACGGCCACCTGGAGGACAAT GATGGCAGCACCGCGCTCTCGATAGCCCTGGAAGCCGGACACAAGGACATTGCCGTCCTGCTGTACGCCCACGTCAACTTCGCCAAAGCCCAGTCTCCG GGCACCCCTAGACTTGGAAGGAAGACATCTCCTGGTCCCACCCACCGAGGGTCATTTGACTGA
- the KANK1 gene encoding KN motif and ankyrin repeat domain-containing protein 1 isoform X1 has protein sequence MLCSSSWALCLLTCAGPITLREVGPRFGFLLAENHKLFCFWVGKADDILNGEQDREQKDPYFVETPYGYQLDLDFLKYVDDIQKGNTIKKVNIQKRRKPSGPCPDSRAAPGQHGVWTSTESLSSSNSDDNRQCPRFLLARSQVTSTPIPKPPAPLETSPTFLTIPESRQLPPPSPQLPKHNLHVTKTLMETRRRLEQERVTMQMAPGEFRRPRLASFGGMGSTSSLSSFLGSGNHNPTMPQLQNGYQGNGDYGGCAPAAAATSSMGSSIRHSPLSSGLSTPVTNVSPVHLQHIREQMAIALKRLKELEEQVRTIPVLQVKISVLQEEKRQLASQLKNQRAASQNDVCGVRKRSYSAGNASQLEQLSRTRRSGGELYIDYEEEEMESVEQSTQRIKEFRQLTADMQALEQKIQDSSYEASSELRENGECRPRECRSVAVGANEDMNDIVVYRRGARSCKDAAVGMVTETRNSGVSVTEAMLGVTTEADKEIELQQQTIEALKDKIYRLEVQLKETTHDREMTKLKQELQAAGSRKKVDKAMMAQPLVFSKMVEAVVPTRDQMAGSHVDVVDTCVGTCVQTSNVGISCQPDHENKEVGPELPMNWWIVKERVEMHDRCIGRSVETCDKSVGMDISVCETGSNTEESVNDLALLRTNLNLKEVRSIGCGDCSVFVTICSPKECTSRSVNTEAVSQVEAAVMAVPRTVSQHTSTVLEQVSQFTNTEMATLTESCTNTSLSTVDKQTSTCTVEMRTVAVGEGRVKDVSSTKMRSIGVGTVLSGNAGFDRPSAVKTKESGVGQISINDNYLVGLKMRTIACGPPQLTVGPTSSRRSVGVGDEPVGEFVDSPQPQAPSGMETGLDHYIERVQKLLAEQQALLAENYSELAEAFGEPHSQIGSLNSQLISTLSSINSVMKSASLEELRHPDFLKTSLGKVTGSNLEYTCKCGGLQSGGPLNSQTSLQEVGTMEEKPIGSQDTFPTQESTLSPVNLTDDQIAAGLYVCANNESTLKSIMKKKDANKDSNGAKKNLQFVGINGGYETTSSDDSSSDESSSSESDDECDVPEYPPEEEEEEEEDEDTRGMAEGHHAVNVEGFTSTRVEDEMQVPECEPEKVEIRERYELSEKMLSACNLLKNNINDPKALTSKDMRFCLNTLQHEWFRVSSQKSAIPAMVGDYIAAFEAISPEVLRHVINMADGNGNTALHYSVSHSNFEIVKMLLDADVCNVDHQNKAGYTPIMLAALAAVEAEKDMQVVEELFACGDVNAKASQAGQTALMLAVSHGRIDMVKGLLACGADVNIQDDEGSTALMCASEHGHVEIVKLLLAQPGCNGHLEDNDGSTALSIALEAGHKDIAVLLYAHVNFAKAQSPGTPRLGRKTSPGPTHRGSFD, from the exons AAGGaaacaccatcaagaaagtgaacaTCCAGAAGAGGCGGAAGCCATCTGGGCCATGCCCAGACTCCAGGGCTGCACCTGGCCAGCACGGCGTGTGGACTTCCACTGAATCCCTCTCATCCTCCAACAGTGATGACAACAGGCAGTGCCCCAGATTCCTCCTAGCCCGAAGCCAAGTTACATCAACCCCAATCCCAAAGCCACCTGCCCCTCTGGAGACCTCTCCCACTTTTCTTACCATCCCCGAAAGCCGACAGctgccaccaccatcaccacaactCCCAAAGCACAACCTTCATGTCACCAAGACACTGATGGAGACCCGGAGAAGACTCGAGCAGGAGAGAGTCACCATGCAGATGGCACCTGGTGAGTTCCGAAGGCCCAGGCTGGCCAGTTTTGGAGGCATGGGCTCCACCAgctccctttcctcctttctgGGTTCTGGAAACCACAATCCCACCATGCCCCAGCTTCAGAATGGCTACCAAGGTAATGGGGATTATGGTGGCTGTGCCCCGGCTGCTGCCGCCACCTCCTCCATGGGCAGCTCCATCCGTCACAGCCCCCTGAGCTCAGGGCTCTCCACCCCCGTGACCAACGTGAGCCCCGTGCACCTGCAGCACATCCGGGAGCAGATGGCCATCGCCCTGAAGCGCCTGAAGGAGCTGGAAGAGCAGGTGCGAACCATCCCTGTGCTCCAGGTGAAGATCTCTGTCCTGCAAGAGGAGAAAAGACAGTTGGCCTCACAGCTGAAAAACCAAAGAGCGGCATCCCAGAATGATGTCTGTGGTGTGAGAAAGCGGTCCTACAGTGCTGGGAATGCATCCCAGCTGGAACAGCTGTCCAGGACCCGGAGGAGTGGTGGGGAATTATACATTGActacgaggaggaagaaatggagagcGTGGAGCAGAGCACCCAGAGGATAAAAGAATTCCGGCAGCTCACAGCAGACATGCAGGCCCTGGAGCAGAAGATCCAGGACAGCAGCTACGAGGCCTCCTCAGAGCTCAGGGAGAACGGGGAGTGTCGGCCTCGAGAGTgccggtctgtggctgtgggcgCCAACGAGGACATGAACGACATTGTTGTGTACCGCAGGGGTGCCAGGTCCTGTAAGGATGCCGCCGTGGGCATGGTCACTGAGACGAGGAATTCTGGGGTCAGTGTGACAGAAGCCATGCTTGGAGTGACTACTGAAGCTGACAAAGAAATTGAGCTGCAACAACAGACTATAGAAGCCTTAAAGGATAAGATCTATCGCCTGGAAGTACAGCTTAAAGAAACCACCCATGACCGGGAGATGACTAAACTCAAGCAAGAGCTGCAAGCTGCTGGCTCAAGGAAAAAAGTTGATAAAGCCATGATGGCCCAGCCGCTTGTTTTCAGCAAGATGGTGGAGGCAGTGGTACCCACCAGAGACCAAATGGCTGGCAGTCACGTGGATGTGGTTGACACATGTGTGGGAACATGCGTGCAGACAAGTAATGTAGGCATCTCCTGCCAGCCCGATCATGAGAATAAAGAGGTGGGACCTGAGCTGCCCATGAATTGGTGGATTGTTAAGGAAAGGGTGGAAATGCATGACAGATGTATTGGGCGGTCGGTGGAAACGTGTGACAAGAGCGTAGGTATGGACATCAGTGTCTGTGAAACGGGCAGCAACACGGAGGAGTCCGTGAATGACCTGGCACTCCTCAGGACCAACCTGAATCTCAAAGAAGTGCGCTCCATCGGCTGCGGAGATTGTTCTGTTTTTGTGACCATCTGCTCTCCAAAGGAGTGCACCTCCCGAAGCGTGAACACAGAGGCTGTCAGCCAGGTGGAAGCTGCTGTCATGGCCGTGCCTCGAACTGTGAGCCAGCACACCAGCACGGTTCTAGAACAGGTGAGCCAGTTCACCAACACTGAGATGGCCACACTCACAGAATCCTGTACCAACACTTCCCTGAGCACCGTGGATAAGCAGACCAGCACCTGCACTGTGGAGATGCGGACGGTAGCCGTGGGAGAAGGCCGGGTCAAGGACGTCAGCTCCACCAAGATGCGGTCCATCGGAGTGGGGACGGTGCTCTCTGGCAACGCTGGGTTTGACAGGCCATCAGCTGTGAAGACCAAAGAGTCAGGCGTGGGGCAGATCAGTATTAACGACAACTATCTGGTTGGCCTCAAAATGAGGACCATAGCATGTGGTCCTCCCCAGTTGACGGTGGGGCCGACAAGCAGCCGGAGGAGTGTAGGTGTTGGGGACGAGCCTGTAGGAGAGTTCGTggacagcccccagccccaggcaccatCTGGAATGGAGACAGGCTTGGATCACTACATCGAGCGTGTCCAGAAGCTGCTAGCGGAACAGCAGGCGCTGCTGGCTGAGAACTACAGTGAACTGGCAGAAGCTTTTGGGGAACCTCACTCACAGATTGGCTCCCTCAACTCCCAGCTCATCAGCACTTTATCATCAATCAACTCTGTCATGAAGTCTGCAAGCCTTGAAGAGCTCAGGCACCCTGACTTCCTGAAAACCAGCTTGGGTAAGGTCACAG GCAGTAATTTGGAATACACCTGTAAGTGTGGAGGCCTTCAGTCAGGAGGGCCATTAAACTCACAGACATCCCTTCAGGAGGTGGGGACCATGGAAGAGAAGCCCATCGGCAGCCAGGATACCTTCCCCACTCAGGAAAGCACACTGTCTCCAGTGAACCTGACAGACGACCAGATAGCCGCTGGCCTCTATG TATGTGCAAATAATGAAAGTACGCTGAAGTCCATCATGAAGAAGAAAGATGCCAACAAAGATTCAAATGGAGCAAAAAAGAATCTTCAGTTTGTTGGCATTAATGGAGG GTATGAAACCACTTCCAGTGATGATTCCAGCTCAGATGAAAGCTCTTCTTCCGAGTCAGATGACGAGTGTGATGTCCCTGAGTATCCTCccgaggaagaggaggaggaagaggaggatgaagACACTCGGGGAATGGCGGAAGGCCACCACGCAGTTAATGTGGAAGGTTTCACGTCCACCAGGGTGGAAGATGAAATGCAGGTTCCAGAATGTGAACCTGAGAAGGTGGAAATCAGAGAGAG ATATGAATTAAGTGAAAAGATGTTGTCTGCATGCAActtactgaaaaataatataaatgaccCCAAAGCTTTGACCAGCAAGGATATG CGGTTCTGTCTGAACACCCTCCAGCACGAGTGGTTCCGCGTGTCCAGCCAGAAGTCGGCCATCCCGGCCATGGTGGGGGACTACATAGCCGCCTTTGAGGCCATCTCCCCGGAAGTCCTGCGTCACGTCATCAACATGGCGGACGGCAACGGCAATACCGCCCTGCACTACAGCGTGTCCCACTCCAACTTCGAGATCGTGAAGATGCTCTTGGACGCGG ACGTGTGTAACGTGGATCACCAGAATAAGGCAGGGTACACCCCCATCATGCTGGCAGCCCTCGCTGCCGTGGAAGCAGAGAAAGACATGCAAGTTGTGGAAGAGCTCTTCGCCTGTGGGGATGTGAACGCCAAAGCCAGCCAG GCAGGACAGACAGCCCTCATGCTGGCGGTCAGTCATGGGCGGATCGACATGGTGAAGGGCCTGCTGGCCTGCGGGGCTGATGTCAACATTCAGGACGATGAGGGCTCCACCGCCCTGATGTGCGCCAGTGAGCATGGGCACGTGGAGATCGTCAAGCTGCTGCTGGCCCAGCCAGGCTGCAACGGCCACCTGGAGGACAAT GATGGCAGCACCGCGCTCTCGATAGCCCTGGAAGCCGGACACAAGGACATTGCCGTCCTGCTGTACGCCCACGTCAACTTCGCCAAAGCCCAGTCTCCG GGCACCCCTAGACTTGGAAGGAAGACATCTCCTGGTCCCACCCACCGAGGGTCATTTGACTGA